The Verrucomicrobiota bacterium genome has a window encoding:
- a CDS encoding pentapeptide repeat-containing protein produces MSPPVSGGRGSRDRAASYQNPLYPSSLACAAGSVASRNELLEHRLITCSACPRRHHPAGADLRGAHFERAVLDGANLQGAKVSNPYELKDVIGDCKGTPSVSPQDD; encoded by the coding sequence GTGAGCCCGCCGGTCTCGGGAGGACGAGGATCGCGGGATCGAGCCGCCTCATACCAAAACCCGTTGTACCCGTCATCCCTGGCATGCGCAGCGGGTTCGGTTGCGAGCCGAAACGAACTGCTGGAGCACCGTCTGATTACATGCAGCGCTTGTCCGCGAAGGCATCATCCTGCCGGCGCAGATCTTAGAGGCGCTCACTTCGAAAGAGCCGTACTCGACGGCGCAAACCTTCAAGGCGCGAAGGTGAGTAATCCATACGAACTAAAGGACGTTATCGGCGACTGTAAGGGAACGCCAAGCGTCAGCCCTCAAGACGATTAG